In Ipomoea triloba cultivar NCNSP0323 chromosome 7, ASM357664v1, a single genomic region encodes these proteins:
- the LOC116025039 gene encoding 5'-nucleotidase domain-containing protein DDB_G0275467 isoform X1: MDYLVTPKPKGLNVHLWPPLLHASKSSDFCIFRRRNHHQIHLSSTAMASRRSLLSSLHCSLLQRTSLYCAGFQQEFLGSSSWKYSTIASSKQRLLKIEDQQKKLANESDPTFECDISEIREQFNAAKQRFLKIPDALKDMPKANPKGIYANKNLRLDNIKVYGFDYDYTLAHYSSNLQTLIYDLAKQHLVNEFKYPESCMEFKYDPSFPIRGLYYDKVKGCLMKLDFFGSIEPGSCYFGRRKLSHEEIDEIYGTRHIGRDQAGKLVCLMDFFCFSEACLIADIVQHFVDAKLEFDAGYIYEDVNRAIQHVHKSHSVHKGILSDPQKYLVKNGQLLSFLRKLKDKGKKLFLLTNSPFFFVDGGMRFMLEDSLAQQDSWRELFDVVIAKAKKPDFYTSEHPFRCYDVEKDTLEFSKVDSLLPDKVYYHGCLKTFLQITKWKGPEVIYFGDHLFSDLRGPSKAGWHTAAIIHELENEISIQNDDSYRFEQAKFHIIQELLGKLHAKVVNCQISEAYKSLLWELNDERQKARYTMKEMFNRSFGATFLTDSGQESAFAYHIHQYADVYTSKPENFFFYLPEAWLHVPYDIKILPHHVKVSSDLFKT, encoded by the exons ATGGACTATTTGGTTACCCCAAAGCCAAAAG GTTTGAACGTTCACTTATGGCCGCCGCTCCTTCACGCCTCAAAATCTTCTGATTTCTGCATATTCCGGCGACGCAATCACCATCAGATCCACCTCTCATCGACCGCCATGGCCTCCCGTCGCAGCCTGCTCTCCTCTCTTCAC TGTTCTTTGTTGCAGAGAACGAGTCTGTATTGTGCTGGATTTCAGCAAG AATTTTTAGGGAGCAGCTCGTGGAAGTATAGCACGATTGCATCTTCAAAGCAGAGACTGTTGAAAATAGAAGATCAACAGAAGAAGTTAGCTAATGAGAGTGATCCTACTTTTGAGTGTGACATTTCTGAAATTCGGGAGCAATTCAATGCTGCTAAACAGAGGTTTCTGAAAATACCAGATGCTTTAAAAGATATGCCCAAAGCGAATCCCAAAG GAATATATGCCAATAAGAACCTGCGGCTAGATAATATCAAAGTGTATGGATTTGATTATGATTATACATTGGCACATTACTCCTCTAATTTGCAGACCTTGATATATGATCTAGCAAAGCAGCATCTTGTTAATGAG TTTAAATATCCTGAAAGCTGCATGGAATTCAAGTATGACCCTTCATTTCCTATTAGAGGGTTATACTATGACAAAGTAAAAGGGTGTCTCATGAAGTTGGACTTCTTTGGATCGATTGAGCCTGGCAGTTGCTACTTTGGTAGGCGCAAG CTTAGTCATGAAGAAATTGATGAGATATATGGTACCAGACATATTGGCCGTGATCAAGCAGGGAAACTTGTGTGCTTGATGGATTTCTTCTGTTTCAGTGAG GCATGCCTTATTGCTGATATTGTGCAACATTTTGTTGATGCTAAATTGGAATTTGATGCTGGTTATATTTATGAAGATGTTAATCGAGCAATACAACATGTTCACAAAAGTCACTCGGTTCATAAAGGAATTCTTTCTGATCCTCAGAAGTATCTTGTAAAGAAT GGGCAGCTACTAAGCTTTTTAAGGAAGCTAAAGGACAAAGGGAAGAAACTCTTCCTGTTAACCAACTCCCCCTTCTTTTTTGTGGACGGGGGAATGCGTTTTATGCTCGAA GATTCTTTAGCTCAGCAAGACTCATGGAGGGAACTTTTTGATGTTGTGATTGCTAAAGCAAAAAAGCCAGATTTTTACACATCTGAACATCCATTTCG ATGTTATGATGTTGAGAAGGACACCTTAGAATTCTCAAAAGTTGATTCTTTACTTCCTGACAAAGTTTATTACCATGGATGCCTCAAAACATTCTTGCAAATCACAAAGTGGAAAGGCCCAGAG GTTATATATTTTGGTGATCACCTGTTCAGTGATCTGAGAGGGCCTTCAAAAGCTGGATGGCATACTGCAGCTATCATCCATGAACTGGAA aaTGAGATCAGTATTCAGAACGATGATAGTTACAGGTTCGAACAG GCCAAGTTTCATATAATCCAAGAACTTCTTGGAAAGCTGCATGCTAAAGTTGTCAACTGCCAGATTAGTGAAGCATACAAATCCCTTCTTTGGGAGCTCAATGATGAGAGGCAGAAGGCACGATACACGATGAAGGAAATGTTTAATAGGTCATTTGGAGCTACATTCCTTACTGATTCTGGTCAAGAATCTGCCTTTGCTTACCACATCCATCAATATGCTGATGTGTACACCAGTAAACCAGAGAACTTTTTTTTCTATCTACCTGAGGCTTGGCTTCATGTGCCTTATGATATAAAAATATTGCCTCACCATGTCAAG GTTTCATCAGACTTGTTCAAGACTTGA
- the LOC116025039 gene encoding 5'-nucleotidase domain-containing protein DDB_G0275467 isoform X2, whose translation MDYLVTPKPKGLNVHLWPPLLHASKSSDFCIFRRRNHHQIHLSSTAMASRRSLLSSLHCSLLQRTSLYCAGFQQGSSSWKYSTIASSKQRLLKIEDQQKKLANESDPTFECDISEIREQFNAAKQRFLKIPDALKDMPKANPKGIYANKNLRLDNIKVYGFDYDYTLAHYSSNLQTLIYDLAKQHLVNEFKYPESCMEFKYDPSFPIRGLYYDKVKGCLMKLDFFGSIEPGSCYFGRRKLSHEEIDEIYGTRHIGRDQAGKLVCLMDFFCFSEACLIADIVQHFVDAKLEFDAGYIYEDVNRAIQHVHKSHSVHKGILSDPQKYLVKNGQLLSFLRKLKDKGKKLFLLTNSPFFFVDGGMRFMLEDSLAQQDSWRELFDVVIAKAKKPDFYTSEHPFRCYDVEKDTLEFSKVDSLLPDKVYYHGCLKTFLQITKWKGPEVIYFGDHLFSDLRGPSKAGWHTAAIIHELENEISIQNDDSYRFEQAKFHIIQELLGKLHAKVVNCQISEAYKSLLWELNDERQKARYTMKEMFNRSFGATFLTDSGQESAFAYHIHQYADVYTSKPENFFFYLPEAWLHVPYDIKILPHHVKVSSDLFKT comes from the exons ATGGACTATTTGGTTACCCCAAAGCCAAAAG GTTTGAACGTTCACTTATGGCCGCCGCTCCTTCACGCCTCAAAATCTTCTGATTTCTGCATATTCCGGCGACGCAATCACCATCAGATCCACCTCTCATCGACCGCCATGGCCTCCCGTCGCAGCCTGCTCTCCTCTCTTCAC TGTTCTTTGTTGCAGAGAACGAGTCTGTATTGTGCTGGATTTCAGCAAG GGAGCAGCTCGTGGAAGTATAGCACGATTGCATCTTCAAAGCAGAGACTGTTGAAAATAGAAGATCAACAGAAGAAGTTAGCTAATGAGAGTGATCCTACTTTTGAGTGTGACATTTCTGAAATTCGGGAGCAATTCAATGCTGCTAAACAGAGGTTTCTGAAAATACCAGATGCTTTAAAAGATATGCCCAAAGCGAATCCCAAAG GAATATATGCCAATAAGAACCTGCGGCTAGATAATATCAAAGTGTATGGATTTGATTATGATTATACATTGGCACATTACTCCTCTAATTTGCAGACCTTGATATATGATCTAGCAAAGCAGCATCTTGTTAATGAG TTTAAATATCCTGAAAGCTGCATGGAATTCAAGTATGACCCTTCATTTCCTATTAGAGGGTTATACTATGACAAAGTAAAAGGGTGTCTCATGAAGTTGGACTTCTTTGGATCGATTGAGCCTGGCAGTTGCTACTTTGGTAGGCGCAAG CTTAGTCATGAAGAAATTGATGAGATATATGGTACCAGACATATTGGCCGTGATCAAGCAGGGAAACTTGTGTGCTTGATGGATTTCTTCTGTTTCAGTGAG GCATGCCTTATTGCTGATATTGTGCAACATTTTGTTGATGCTAAATTGGAATTTGATGCTGGTTATATTTATGAAGATGTTAATCGAGCAATACAACATGTTCACAAAAGTCACTCGGTTCATAAAGGAATTCTTTCTGATCCTCAGAAGTATCTTGTAAAGAAT GGGCAGCTACTAAGCTTTTTAAGGAAGCTAAAGGACAAAGGGAAGAAACTCTTCCTGTTAACCAACTCCCCCTTCTTTTTTGTGGACGGGGGAATGCGTTTTATGCTCGAA GATTCTTTAGCTCAGCAAGACTCATGGAGGGAACTTTTTGATGTTGTGATTGCTAAAGCAAAAAAGCCAGATTTTTACACATCTGAACATCCATTTCG ATGTTATGATGTTGAGAAGGACACCTTAGAATTCTCAAAAGTTGATTCTTTACTTCCTGACAAAGTTTATTACCATGGATGCCTCAAAACATTCTTGCAAATCACAAAGTGGAAAGGCCCAGAG GTTATATATTTTGGTGATCACCTGTTCAGTGATCTGAGAGGGCCTTCAAAAGCTGGATGGCATACTGCAGCTATCATCCATGAACTGGAA aaTGAGATCAGTATTCAGAACGATGATAGTTACAGGTTCGAACAG GCCAAGTTTCATATAATCCAAGAACTTCTTGGAAAGCTGCATGCTAAAGTTGTCAACTGCCAGATTAGTGAAGCATACAAATCCCTTCTTTGGGAGCTCAATGATGAGAGGCAGAAGGCACGATACACGATGAAGGAAATGTTTAATAGGTCATTTGGAGCTACATTCCTTACTGATTCTGGTCAAGAATCTGCCTTTGCTTACCACATCCATCAATATGCTGATGTGTACACCAGTAAACCAGAGAACTTTTTTTTCTATCTACCTGAGGCTTGGCTTCATGTGCCTTATGATATAAAAATATTGCCTCACCATGTCAAG GTTTCATCAGACTTGTTCAAGACTTGA
- the LOC116025039 gene encoding 5'-nucleotidase domain-containing protein DDB_G0275467 isoform X3, whose product MDYLVTPKPKGLNVHLWPPLLHASKSSDFCIFRRRNHHQIHLSSTAMASRRSLLSSLHRTSLYCAGFQQEFLGSSSWKYSTIASSKQRLLKIEDQQKKLANESDPTFECDISEIREQFNAAKQRFLKIPDALKDMPKANPKGIYANKNLRLDNIKVYGFDYDYTLAHYSSNLQTLIYDLAKQHLVNEFKYPESCMEFKYDPSFPIRGLYYDKVKGCLMKLDFFGSIEPGSCYFGRRKLSHEEIDEIYGTRHIGRDQAGKLVCLMDFFCFSEACLIADIVQHFVDAKLEFDAGYIYEDVNRAIQHVHKSHSVHKGILSDPQKYLVKNGQLLSFLRKLKDKGKKLFLLTNSPFFFVDGGMRFMLEDSLAQQDSWRELFDVVIAKAKKPDFYTSEHPFRCYDVEKDTLEFSKVDSLLPDKVYYHGCLKTFLQITKWKGPEVIYFGDHLFSDLRGPSKAGWHTAAIIHELENEISIQNDDSYRFEQAKFHIIQELLGKLHAKVVNCQISEAYKSLLWELNDERQKARYTMKEMFNRSFGATFLTDSGQESAFAYHIHQYADVYTSKPENFFFYLPEAWLHVPYDIKILPHHVKVSSDLFKT is encoded by the exons ATGGACTATTTGGTTACCCCAAAGCCAAAAG GTTTGAACGTTCACTTATGGCCGCCGCTCCTTCACGCCTCAAAATCTTCTGATTTCTGCATATTCCGGCGACGCAATCACCATCAGATCCACCTCTCATCGACCGCCATGGCCTCCCGTCGCAGCCTGCTCTCCTCTCTTCAC AGAACGAGTCTGTATTGTGCTGGATTTCAGCAAG AATTTTTAGGGAGCAGCTCGTGGAAGTATAGCACGATTGCATCTTCAAAGCAGAGACTGTTGAAAATAGAAGATCAACAGAAGAAGTTAGCTAATGAGAGTGATCCTACTTTTGAGTGTGACATTTCTGAAATTCGGGAGCAATTCAATGCTGCTAAACAGAGGTTTCTGAAAATACCAGATGCTTTAAAAGATATGCCCAAAGCGAATCCCAAAG GAATATATGCCAATAAGAACCTGCGGCTAGATAATATCAAAGTGTATGGATTTGATTATGATTATACATTGGCACATTACTCCTCTAATTTGCAGACCTTGATATATGATCTAGCAAAGCAGCATCTTGTTAATGAG TTTAAATATCCTGAAAGCTGCATGGAATTCAAGTATGACCCTTCATTTCCTATTAGAGGGTTATACTATGACAAAGTAAAAGGGTGTCTCATGAAGTTGGACTTCTTTGGATCGATTGAGCCTGGCAGTTGCTACTTTGGTAGGCGCAAG CTTAGTCATGAAGAAATTGATGAGATATATGGTACCAGACATATTGGCCGTGATCAAGCAGGGAAACTTGTGTGCTTGATGGATTTCTTCTGTTTCAGTGAG GCATGCCTTATTGCTGATATTGTGCAACATTTTGTTGATGCTAAATTGGAATTTGATGCTGGTTATATTTATGAAGATGTTAATCGAGCAATACAACATGTTCACAAAAGTCACTCGGTTCATAAAGGAATTCTTTCTGATCCTCAGAAGTATCTTGTAAAGAAT GGGCAGCTACTAAGCTTTTTAAGGAAGCTAAAGGACAAAGGGAAGAAACTCTTCCTGTTAACCAACTCCCCCTTCTTTTTTGTGGACGGGGGAATGCGTTTTATGCTCGAA GATTCTTTAGCTCAGCAAGACTCATGGAGGGAACTTTTTGATGTTGTGATTGCTAAAGCAAAAAAGCCAGATTTTTACACATCTGAACATCCATTTCG ATGTTATGATGTTGAGAAGGACACCTTAGAATTCTCAAAAGTTGATTCTTTACTTCCTGACAAAGTTTATTACCATGGATGCCTCAAAACATTCTTGCAAATCACAAAGTGGAAAGGCCCAGAG GTTATATATTTTGGTGATCACCTGTTCAGTGATCTGAGAGGGCCTTCAAAAGCTGGATGGCATACTGCAGCTATCATCCATGAACTGGAA aaTGAGATCAGTATTCAGAACGATGATAGTTACAGGTTCGAACAG GCCAAGTTTCATATAATCCAAGAACTTCTTGGAAAGCTGCATGCTAAAGTTGTCAACTGCCAGATTAGTGAAGCATACAAATCCCTTCTTTGGGAGCTCAATGATGAGAGGCAGAAGGCACGATACACGATGAAGGAAATGTTTAATAGGTCATTTGGAGCTACATTCCTTACTGATTCTGGTCAAGAATCTGCCTTTGCTTACCACATCCATCAATATGCTGATGTGTACACCAGTAAACCAGAGAACTTTTTTTTCTATCTACCTGAGGCTTGGCTTCATGTGCCTTATGATATAAAAATATTGCCTCACCATGTCAAG GTTTCATCAGACTTGTTCAAGACTTGA
- the LOC116025039 gene encoding 5'-nucleotidase domain-containing protein DDB_G0275467 isoform X4, producing MDYLVTPKPKGLNVHLWPPLLHASKSSDFCIFRRRNHHQIHLSSTAMASRRSLLSSLHRTSLYCAGFQQGSSSWKYSTIASSKQRLLKIEDQQKKLANESDPTFECDISEIREQFNAAKQRFLKIPDALKDMPKANPKGIYANKNLRLDNIKVYGFDYDYTLAHYSSNLQTLIYDLAKQHLVNEFKYPESCMEFKYDPSFPIRGLYYDKVKGCLMKLDFFGSIEPGSCYFGRRKLSHEEIDEIYGTRHIGRDQAGKLVCLMDFFCFSEACLIADIVQHFVDAKLEFDAGYIYEDVNRAIQHVHKSHSVHKGILSDPQKYLVKNGQLLSFLRKLKDKGKKLFLLTNSPFFFVDGGMRFMLEDSLAQQDSWRELFDVVIAKAKKPDFYTSEHPFRCYDVEKDTLEFSKVDSLLPDKVYYHGCLKTFLQITKWKGPEVIYFGDHLFSDLRGPSKAGWHTAAIIHELENEISIQNDDSYRFEQAKFHIIQELLGKLHAKVVNCQISEAYKSLLWELNDERQKARYTMKEMFNRSFGATFLTDSGQESAFAYHIHQYADVYTSKPENFFFYLPEAWLHVPYDIKILPHHVKVSSDLFKT from the exons ATGGACTATTTGGTTACCCCAAAGCCAAAAG GTTTGAACGTTCACTTATGGCCGCCGCTCCTTCACGCCTCAAAATCTTCTGATTTCTGCATATTCCGGCGACGCAATCACCATCAGATCCACCTCTCATCGACCGCCATGGCCTCCCGTCGCAGCCTGCTCTCCTCTCTTCAC AGAACGAGTCTGTATTGTGCTGGATTTCAGCAAG GGAGCAGCTCGTGGAAGTATAGCACGATTGCATCTTCAAAGCAGAGACTGTTGAAAATAGAAGATCAACAGAAGAAGTTAGCTAATGAGAGTGATCCTACTTTTGAGTGTGACATTTCTGAAATTCGGGAGCAATTCAATGCTGCTAAACAGAGGTTTCTGAAAATACCAGATGCTTTAAAAGATATGCCCAAAGCGAATCCCAAAG GAATATATGCCAATAAGAACCTGCGGCTAGATAATATCAAAGTGTATGGATTTGATTATGATTATACATTGGCACATTACTCCTCTAATTTGCAGACCTTGATATATGATCTAGCAAAGCAGCATCTTGTTAATGAG TTTAAATATCCTGAAAGCTGCATGGAATTCAAGTATGACCCTTCATTTCCTATTAGAGGGTTATACTATGACAAAGTAAAAGGGTGTCTCATGAAGTTGGACTTCTTTGGATCGATTGAGCCTGGCAGTTGCTACTTTGGTAGGCGCAAG CTTAGTCATGAAGAAATTGATGAGATATATGGTACCAGACATATTGGCCGTGATCAAGCAGGGAAACTTGTGTGCTTGATGGATTTCTTCTGTTTCAGTGAG GCATGCCTTATTGCTGATATTGTGCAACATTTTGTTGATGCTAAATTGGAATTTGATGCTGGTTATATTTATGAAGATGTTAATCGAGCAATACAACATGTTCACAAAAGTCACTCGGTTCATAAAGGAATTCTTTCTGATCCTCAGAAGTATCTTGTAAAGAAT GGGCAGCTACTAAGCTTTTTAAGGAAGCTAAAGGACAAAGGGAAGAAACTCTTCCTGTTAACCAACTCCCCCTTCTTTTTTGTGGACGGGGGAATGCGTTTTATGCTCGAA GATTCTTTAGCTCAGCAAGACTCATGGAGGGAACTTTTTGATGTTGTGATTGCTAAAGCAAAAAAGCCAGATTTTTACACATCTGAACATCCATTTCG ATGTTATGATGTTGAGAAGGACACCTTAGAATTCTCAAAAGTTGATTCTTTACTTCCTGACAAAGTTTATTACCATGGATGCCTCAAAACATTCTTGCAAATCACAAAGTGGAAAGGCCCAGAG GTTATATATTTTGGTGATCACCTGTTCAGTGATCTGAGAGGGCCTTCAAAAGCTGGATGGCATACTGCAGCTATCATCCATGAACTGGAA aaTGAGATCAGTATTCAGAACGATGATAGTTACAGGTTCGAACAG GCCAAGTTTCATATAATCCAAGAACTTCTTGGAAAGCTGCATGCTAAAGTTGTCAACTGCCAGATTAGTGAAGCATACAAATCCCTTCTTTGGGAGCTCAATGATGAGAGGCAGAAGGCACGATACACGATGAAGGAAATGTTTAATAGGTCATTTGGAGCTACATTCCTTACTGATTCTGGTCAAGAATCTGCCTTTGCTTACCACATCCATCAATATGCTGATGTGTACACCAGTAAACCAGAGAACTTTTTTTTCTATCTACCTGAGGCTTGGCTTCATGTGCCTTATGATATAAAAATATTGCCTCACCATGTCAAG GTTTCATCAGACTTGTTCAAGACTTGA
- the LOC116025039 gene encoding 5'-nucleotidase domain-containing protein DDB_G0275467 isoform X5, producing the protein MPKANPKGIYANKNLRLDNIKVYGFDYDYTLAHYSSNLQTLIYDLAKQHLVNEFKYPESCMEFKYDPSFPIRGLYYDKVKGCLMKLDFFGSIEPGSCYFGRRKLSHEEIDEIYGTRHIGRDQAGKLVCLMDFFCFSEACLIADIVQHFVDAKLEFDAGYIYEDVNRAIQHVHKSHSVHKGILSDPQKYLVKNGQLLSFLRKLKDKGKKLFLLTNSPFFFVDGGMRFMLEDSLAQQDSWRELFDVVIAKAKKPDFYTSEHPFRCYDVEKDTLEFSKVDSLLPDKVYYHGCLKTFLQITKWKGPEVIYFGDHLFSDLRGPSKAGWHTAAIIHELENEISIQNDDSYRFEQAKFHIIQELLGKLHAKVVNCQISEAYKSLLWELNDERQKARYTMKEMFNRSFGATFLTDSGQESAFAYHIHQYADVYTSKPENFFFYLPEAWLHVPYDIKILPHHVKVSSDLFKT; encoded by the exons ATGCCCAAAGCGAATCCCAAAG GAATATATGCCAATAAGAACCTGCGGCTAGATAATATCAAAGTGTATGGATTTGATTATGATTATACATTGGCACATTACTCCTCTAATTTGCAGACCTTGATATATGATCTAGCAAAGCAGCATCTTGTTAATGAG TTTAAATATCCTGAAAGCTGCATGGAATTCAAGTATGACCCTTCATTTCCTATTAGAGGGTTATACTATGACAAAGTAAAAGGGTGTCTCATGAAGTTGGACTTCTTTGGATCGATTGAGCCTGGCAGTTGCTACTTTGGTAGGCGCAAG CTTAGTCATGAAGAAATTGATGAGATATATGGTACCAGACATATTGGCCGTGATCAAGCAGGGAAACTTGTGTGCTTGATGGATTTCTTCTGTTTCAGTGAG GCATGCCTTATTGCTGATATTGTGCAACATTTTGTTGATGCTAAATTGGAATTTGATGCTGGTTATATTTATGAAGATGTTAATCGAGCAATACAACATGTTCACAAAAGTCACTCGGTTCATAAAGGAATTCTTTCTGATCCTCAGAAGTATCTTGTAAAGAAT GGGCAGCTACTAAGCTTTTTAAGGAAGCTAAAGGACAAAGGGAAGAAACTCTTCCTGTTAACCAACTCCCCCTTCTTTTTTGTGGACGGGGGAATGCGTTTTATGCTCGAA GATTCTTTAGCTCAGCAAGACTCATGGAGGGAACTTTTTGATGTTGTGATTGCTAAAGCAAAAAAGCCAGATTTTTACACATCTGAACATCCATTTCG ATGTTATGATGTTGAGAAGGACACCTTAGAATTCTCAAAAGTTGATTCTTTACTTCCTGACAAAGTTTATTACCATGGATGCCTCAAAACATTCTTGCAAATCACAAAGTGGAAAGGCCCAGAG GTTATATATTTTGGTGATCACCTGTTCAGTGATCTGAGAGGGCCTTCAAAAGCTGGATGGCATACTGCAGCTATCATCCATGAACTGGAA aaTGAGATCAGTATTCAGAACGATGATAGTTACAGGTTCGAACAG GCCAAGTTTCATATAATCCAAGAACTTCTTGGAAAGCTGCATGCTAAAGTTGTCAACTGCCAGATTAGTGAAGCATACAAATCCCTTCTTTGGGAGCTCAATGATGAGAGGCAGAAGGCACGATACACGATGAAGGAAATGTTTAATAGGTCATTTGGAGCTACATTCCTTACTGATTCTGGTCAAGAATCTGCCTTTGCTTACCACATCCATCAATATGCTGATGTGTACACCAGTAAACCAGAGAACTTTTTTTTCTATCTACCTGAGGCTTGGCTTCATGTGCCTTATGATATAAAAATATTGCCTCACCATGTCAAG GTTTCATCAGACTTGTTCAAGACTTGA
- the LOC116024890 gene encoding cinnamoyl-CoA reductase-like SNL6, producing the protein MGGKYEEEAVFAGEFTEENNQTVCVLDASTFVGYWILKKLLVNGYKVHAAVQKNGEKEIMKKIKDLERTEKERVVVYSVDVLNYRSIVDALKGCCGLFCCLDSPDGYDDVVVDLEVRGIINVMEACAQSDSIHKIVFSSSLTAAIWRENISTLKDVDETSWSSTDFCRKTKLWYALAKTLSEQAAWALAMDRMLDMVSINAGLVIGHGVSQLSPVPTLSYLQGAAEMFENGLLAVVDVEFLADVHVRAFADHSTCGRYFCFSRSVTTEEEAVKLAQSLSPLIPLPAKRYKWEANEVYGERLRTKKLSKLVEGTAATAC; encoded by the exons ATGGGTGGAAAATATGAAGAAGAAGCTGTTTTTGCAGGTGAATTCACTGAGGAAAACAATCAAACAGTTTGTGTTCTTGATGCATCCACCTTTGTGGGCTACTGGATTCTGAAGAAACTGCTGGTTAATGGCTACAAAGTTCATGCAGCTGTCCAGAAGAAtg GAGAGAAAGAGATAATGAAGAAGATCAAGGATTTGGAGAGGACAGAGAAGGAGAGAGTGGTGGTATATAGTGTAGATGTGTTGAATTACAGAAGCATTGTTGATGCCCTTAAAGGCTGTTGTGGTCTTTTTTGTTGCCTTGACAGCCCAGATGGCTATGAT GATGTAGTTGTAGATTTGGAGGTTAGGGGGATAATCAATGTGATGGAGGCATGTGCACAAAGTGATAGCATACACAAGATTGTGTTCAGTTCATCTCTAACTGCAGCTATTTGGAGAGAAAACATTTCCACCCTCAAAGATGTTGATGAAACATCATGGAGTAGTACAGATTTCTGTCGAAAAACTAAG CTATGGTATGCACTGGCGAAAACGCTGTCTGAGCAGGCGGCCTGGGCGCTGGCAATGGACAGAATGCTGGACATGGTGTCTATAAACGCGGGCCTGGTTATTGGCCATGGCGTTTCGCAGCTGAGCCCTGTCCCGACGCTGTCGTATCTTCAAGGCGCGGCAGAGATGTTCGAGAACGGGCTGCTGGCGGTGGTTGATGTCGAGTTTCTCGCGGATGTTCATGTTCGGGCGTTCGCTGATCATTCGACTTGTGGCAGGTACTTCTGCTTCAGCAGAAGTGTTACTACTGAGGAAGAAGCTGTGAAACTTGCACAGAGCTTGAGCCCCTTGATACCCTTACCAGCTAAAAG GTACAAGTGGGAAGCTAATGAAGTGTATGGTGAGAGATTAAGAACCAAGAAGTTGAGCAAGCTGGTTGAGGGCACAGCTGCCACTGCTTGTTAG